The following DNA comes from Methanosarcina vacuolata Z-761.
ACTGAGGTTATAACTGAAGGTTCCATTTCTATCGTAATTTTAGATACAAGCCCGTTTTTTTCCACTTCAAGCACTTTACCAGGTAGCTGGTTTCTGGCTGATAATTTGAAGCTTACGTTTTCCCAGGCTGTTTCATCCCCTATGGTTTCACTAATAAGCTGCTTACTGGATTCGTACTCAGCTAACAGCTTTCTTCCGAGGTCTGTCAGGAAGGTACCCTGATTTTTTCCTCCTCGTACAGTGACGACTGCGGGTTCGCCAAGAGCTTCATTCATTTTTTTAAGTACTATCCAGGCTTGTTTATATGATATCTCAAGCTTCTTGCAGGCTTTCCGAAGTGAATGCTCTTCTTCTATCGTCTTCAGTAACTTAGCTCTTCCAGCACCCATGACGGTCTTTCCGTCTTCCGTAAACCAGACCTTTGTTCTTGCTTTCACAAATTTCACCTTTTACACCGGAGCACATGGACAGAACTTGCCCTGTAATGGGCATACACCGGAACTCCAGGAAGGGTACCCATTTCCTCTGCTGATTGTCGGGTTATGAGGGCATTAAGAAGAACGCTGCAATCAACTTTCACCCGAACAAGAGCTCCCAGCATCCAGCTTTCAGTAACCTTGCCCTGTAGAGAGTTTCTGATTCAGGATTGTGTGGAAGTCTTACTTAAATCTATGTTCTCAGACGTCAGGAAGGCATGTAACTGGCTACCTACCTTAATATCCCTGAAGCGTGAATAATTCTCTCTCCGGCTTCAATCCTTATAAGTCAACGGCCTGCAGAGGTAACCTTACCGTTCAGCATATTTTCAAACCCTACGAAGCTGGCTATCCTGCTATCAATCGTTTTTTCGAAAATTCCTCCCGGAATCCCTACCTGCATAAGTTTTCCGTCTATTATTATCGTGATCCTGTAAGCCATTGTCCGCTGTTCGGTCTGGTCATGGATAGTATGCAGCATAGTCAACTTTTTATTTGCCCATATATCCTGAAAAATGACGGAAATTACAACAGTAGCCTGAGACTATTTTAAAAATAAACTTTATAATATAATTACTAAAAATAAATCTAGTTTTAATTAAAGCTAGATTGTCTAACTGTAAAAAAAGATGCCTGTAAGACTATAAAGTGTTAAATAAATGTTGTAGTGAAAGTAAATGTTTATTTATTTATATGCCGATACGATGAGCATATATATAAAGTCTTATATTTGAAAATTGAATAATATCTCGAAAATTCGATAAAATAAGTGGCTTATACACATTACTAATATCTCTGAAGGTCTATTTATGAATGGCTATAGTGTTTTTCTTTTAATGCTTACAGTCTATATAGCTGTGCTTGTGGCTATTAGCTGGTATTTTAATAGTAGACAGAAGTCCATTACCGATTTCTGGCTTGCCGGCCGCATGATAGGGCCAACAGCAATAGGTTTTTCGGCGGCAGCTTCATGGTTAACAGCCGGAGGAATTCTTGCAGTTGTCGGATATTTTATGTTAGGAGGAATGGGTTCTATATGGGAATTTGTTGCTCCTAATATCCTTGCTCTCCTTGTTATTGCCGTGCTTGTAAAGAAGATTAAAAGCCTGCCCGCAATCACACAACCCGAACTTCTGGAACAACGT
Coding sequences within:
- a CDS encoding TOBE domain-containing protein encodes the protein MKARTKVWFTEDGKTVMGAGRAKLLKTIEEEHSLRKACKKLEISYKQAWIVLKKMNEALGEPAVVTVRGGKNQGTFLTDLGRKLLAEYESSKQLISETIGDETAWENVSFKLSARNQLPGKVLEVEKNGLVSKITIEMEPSVITSVVTEEAVEKLDIKPGDMVYAVIKSTEVMVAKIVGEKKPAKIDSMETDRSD
- a CDS encoding TOBE domain-containing protein yields the protein MLGALVRVKVDCSVLLNALITRQSAEEMGTLPGVPVYAHYRASSVHVLRCKR
- a CDS encoding P-loop NTPase family protein, translated to MLHTIHDQTEQRTMAYRITIIIDGKLMQVGIPGGIFEKTIDSRIASFVGFENMLNGKVTSAGR